One Streptomyces dangxiongensis genomic window, GCGTTCTGTACCCCCTCGGCTGGTCGCACAGGACCGGGACCGCGCCGGGGAGCCGCTTCCCGGCCGGTCACCGGTCACCACCGGGCCGGCTGCCGGCAGCGTCAGAGCCTGAACGACCTCGAATGGAGTGGCAGACACATGGTGAGCGAGCTGATCAAGTCCGACGACCGGTTCCTCCAGATCCTCGACCGGCTGACCACCAAGTCGATCGACGACTACTACAACCCCTACCGGCTCTTCGAGTGGCCGGAGTCCCTGCCGGACGACATGTGGTGGATGAGCCCGGAACTGACCACCACCCACGGCACCTCCGTCGCCGGGCGCCTGTCCGAAAAGGAGTTGTACGCGCTCTCCAAGTTCGAGAGCATCAACTTCTACAGCCTCAACGTGCACGGCATCCGCGAACTGCTCATCGAGGTCACCCGGCGCATCCACACCAAGGGATTCGAGACGCCGTCGGAGTTCTTCCACCATTTCATCGGTGAGGAGAACGAACACATGTGGTTCTTCGCCGAGTTCTGCCTGCGCTACGGCGGGAAGATCTACCGGCAGCCGGCCGGGGCGAGCGCGGAGATCCCGAAGTCGGACGTGGAGAGCCTGCTGGTCTTCGCCCGGATCCTGATCTTCGAGGAACTGGTCGACCACTTCAACTCCCGGATGGCCGTGGACACCGGGCTGCACGAGACCATCCGGGCCATCAACCGGATCCACCACCAGGACGAGTCCCGGCACATCGCGTTCGGCCGCGAGCTGGTCACCGCGCTGTTCACCGACGTGAAGCGGACCGCGACCGAGCAGGAACTGACCGCCATCGGCGACTACCTGCGCCGGTACATGACGTACAGCTTCGAATCGCTCTTCAACCCGCACGTCTACCGGGACGCCGGTCTGGCCGACCCGCTGGCCGTGCGCGAGGAACTGCTGACGTCGCCCGCGCGGGCGGCCTTCGAGCAGAGCATCTTCCGCAAGACCTCGAAATTCCTCGAGAAGATCGGGATCATCTGATGACCGCCCATGCCGCATCGGTCACGCGCACCGACGCGCTGGCCATTCTCGACCCGGACCAGACCGATCTGCTCCGCGAACTGGACGGCGTGTTCGCCGGCTGGGGCCGGACCGCCGGCGCCCGGGAGATCCTGCCGCCGCCGGTGTACCCGGTCGAGGATCTGGCGAAGTTCGACGTCTACACCAACTTCCCGCACCTCGCCCTGGTCGCGGCCCCGCTGGAACTGGCGGGCGGCCCGGCCGAACCGTCGGACGGGCGGTTCGCCCCGGACGGCCTGCGCGAGGCCCGGCTCGGCCTGCCGCACGCCACCTGCTTCGGCGCCTACCTGTTCTACGAGGACGTCGAGCTGGACCAGGACACCCTGGTGACCCTGGTGAACCGGTGTTTCCGCAACGAGGACCACTACGTCCCGCTCCGCAGGCTGGCCAGCTTCCAGATGCGGGAGATCGTGGCGCTGGGCTCCTACGACCACACGCAGCGGCTGCTGGCCGAGTTCACCGAGCGGATCATCGCGTTCGGCGCGGCGCTGGGAGTGGCACTGGAGCGGGTGGCCGCGTCCGACCCGTTCTTCGAGAACGACGGCGCGCGGGCGCTGCTGTCCCGGCTCAGCCCGGTCAAGTACGAGTTCCAGGCCGGTGACCTGGCCATCGCGTCCGTCAACACGCACCGCAACTTCTTCGGCGAGCGCTGCCGCATCCGGCTCGCCGGGGAAGACGGCTACGCCTACACCAGTTGCGTGGCATTCGGGCTGGAGCGCTGGCTGGCCGTGCTGCTGGACGCTCACGGGAGCGCCCCGCAGGCGCTGGCGGCGGTCCGGGACGCCGCCACGCGGCTGCCGTGACGGTGGAGGGCCGGGTCGGCATCGACATGGTCCCGTTCGACCGGGTGCGGGAACTGGTGCGTGACGAGCCCCTGCTGGCCCGGATGCTCTCCGAGGAGGAGATCCGGCTCTGCCGCGGTGACACCGGCCCCGACGTCCCGGGCATCGCGGGCCGGCTGGCCGCCAAGGAAGCGGTGTTCAAGCTGTTCCACACGGCCGGCCAGACCCTGCCGTGGCGCGGCATCGAAATCCTGACCGCCGACGGCGGCCGGCCGGTGGTACGGCTCGCGGGCCGGGCCGCCGAACTGGCGCGACGCGCCGGTATCGAGCACATCGCGGTGAGCATCACCCACGACGAACCCTGTGCCGTGGCGGTGGCGTTCACGGCGGGCAACCCAGAGAACAGGAGTGCAGATGGCAGCGACAGGGATTGACGAAGTCCGCAACTGGATCCTGAAACGGCATCCGGAGCGCCGGACCATCGACGCCGAGGAGAACCTGATCCAGACCCGCCTGGTCGATTCGCTGACCTTCGTGGAGCTGGTCTACGTGATCGAGAACGCGACCGGCGTGGAGATCGACTTCGACAACATCGACATCCAGGACTTCCAGACCCTGGCCGCGATCGAAAAAGCATTCTTCATCGCGGCCTGACCAGCACCAGGAGAGAGGCATTCATGGAAGCCGTCTCGTACACGGCCCAGTGGACGGCCGCGGCGCGGGCGTTGGAGACCGAACGCGGCGACCGGGCGATCTTCGAGGACCCCTTCGCCCGCGAACTGGCCGCCCCACGCGGATTCGACCTGTTGGAGAAGAACCGGGGCAGCGGACTGACCACATTCATCGCCATCCGCACCCGATACCTGGACGAGAGCGTCGAGCAGATCCTGGCGGACAACGACATCCGCCAGATCGTGTTCGTCGCCGCCGGCATGGACACCCGCTCGTTCCGGCTGCACTGGCCGGACGACGCGACGGTGTACGAGGTCGATTTCCCGGCGCTGCTGGCGGAGAAGCGCCGCCGGCTGACCGCGCTGGACGCACAGCCGCGGGTGACCCGCCGTGAGGTGGCCGTCGACCTGCGCCGGGACTGGCTGCCCGACCTGGAGCAGGCCGGTTTCGACCGCGGCCTGCCCACCCTGTGGGTCGTCGAGGGGCTGCTGTTCTTCCTCACCGAGGAGCAGGCGACCAACCTGCTGCGCTCCCTCGGTTCGGCCTCCGCGCCGGGGAGCTGGCTGGGTGTGGACTTCGTCAGCCAGGCGCTGCTGCGCAGCCCGTTCTCCCGCGACTTCCGCCGCAAGCTGGAGGAGGACGGCACGCCGTGGCTGTTCGGCACCGACGAGCCCGAGGAGTACCTGGCCTCGCTCGGCTGGAAGGCGCGCGATGTGAAGGAGCCCGGCGAGCCGACCACGGCGCACGAGGACTGGCCGTTCCAGGTCCAGCCCCGGGACCGGAAGGGGCCCTCACGAAGCTGGCTGGTGCGCGCCGAGTTCGTGGGCGGCTGAGCGCCGGGACCTGACCGGGACCCCGTCCGTCCGAACCCCCCTTGAGCCTGCTCGCGAGGTGCCCGGTCCCGGCTGTTCCGACCGCGTTCCGGCTCGAGGTTTTCCCCTGTCAGCGAAAGAGATCCGGTCAGAGGGAGCGATCAGTATGGCGACCGATAGCGGGGAATGGTGGGCGGCGGCGGGCGGCTACGTGGCCGAACTGCTTTCCGTGCTCGCGAAGGAACCGGAGAAACCGGTGCTGCACCACCGCGGTTCCTGGATCACGGGGGGCGCGCACCTCGGTTCGGTGACCGGGACCTACCGTGCCCTGCACGAGTGCGGAGTGGGCCACGGCACGGTCGTCGCCGTACTGACCTCGCCGAACAGCCCCGACATACTCGGAGTGCGGCACGCGGCCCATCTGCTCGGGGCGGCCGTCGGACACCTGCGGTCGACCAACCCGGGGTCGAGCACGGCCATGCTGTCGGTCGATGATCAACTGGACATCCTGCGGACCACCGGCGCAGCGGTCCTGTACGCCGACCGGGACAGTGCCGACCGGGCGGCCGAGCTGGCGCGGCGGGCCGGTGTCCCGCTCATCGGGCCCGGCGTGCCCGGCGCGCTGGAGGTCACGCCCGGCGACGATCCGGGTCCGCACCGGCCGGTGCCGTGGTCGCCGGAGGACCTGGCGGCCATCGCGTTCACCAGCGGCAGCACCGGGCGGCCCAAGGGCATCAGGAAGTCACGGCGGTCCTGGGACAGCGTGGTGTACGGCACGATCGCCCTGGGCCGGGAGGCCGAGCGGATCACGGCACTGATCGGCACCCCGCTGAGCCAGACGGTCGGCCAGCTGGCCGATGCCGCGCTGATCGACGGGGGCCGGCTGGTGCTGCTGGAGGAGTTCGCGCCGGATCCCTGGATCCAGGCGGTGAACGAGCACGCGGTGACCCGGACCTTCATGGCCACGAGTCATCTGTACCGGCTGCTCGACCGCCTGGAGGAACGGGGGCTGCGTGATCCGGTGGCCGCTGGGCTGGCCGGGCTGCGCCGCATCGACTACGCCGGCAGCCCGGCGGCGCCGGCCCGGCTCGCCGAGGCCGTCAAGCTGTTCGGACCCAGCCTGTTCCAGCAGTACGGCACCTCCGAGAGCGCCAGGATCAGCTGCCTGCTGCCGGAGGACCACGCCGACCCGGAACTGCAGGCGACGGTGGGGCGGCCCTTCCCCGGTGTCGAGATCGGCATCAGCGACCTGGAGACGGGCGCCCCGCTGGACGACGGGCAGGTCGGTGAGGTGCGCGTCCGGTCCCCGCACGTCATGGACGGCTACCTTGACGAGGTGCTGACCGCGCGGGTGCTGCGCGACGGCTGGTACCACACCGGCGACATCGGCTACCGCGACGAACGCGGCTATCTGCACCTGCTGGACCGGGTCGCCGACATGGCCAAGATCGACGGGGTCAAGGTGTACCCCACGGTGGTCGAACGGGCGATGCTGACGCTTCCCGGGATCGCCCAGGCGGTCGTGTACGGCTTCCTGGGCAAGGACGGCATGGAACATCTGCACGCCGCGATCACCCTGCGGCCGGGCACCTCGGTGGCCATCGACGCGGTGCGCGGACACCTCGGCAACATACTCTCGCCGGCGCACGTCCCCGAACAGGTGCTCGTTCTCGACGAGATTCCCCTGAACGCGGCTGGAAAGCCCGACAAGCCGCGCCTGCGACTGGAACACGCGTCGCACGCCTGACAGCAGGCAGGACCCCAATCCGTAGCGGAGATTCGGAGAACCATGCCCACGCATCTGGAACACTTCACGACCGAGGTCACTCCGGCCCAGACACCCTCCCGTACGTTCCTCGAGATCAGCAGGCAGGCCGGCAACTTCCCGACCGCCCTCGCGCGCGTCCCCGAGGGGAGCGCCGAGGTGAGCGTGTGGTGCAGCAACGACTACCTCGGCATGGGCCAGCATCCGCTGGTGCTGGCCGCGGTGCATGACGCGGTGGCCAAGTTCGGTGCCGGGTCCGGCGGTTCGCGCAACATCGGCGGGACGAACCACCGTCACGTCGAGCTGGAGCGGGAGCTGGCCGACTGGCACGGCAAGGACGCCGCGTTGCTGTTCACCTCCGGCTACACCGCGAACGACGGCGCGCTGACGGTGCTCGCGGGCACCCCGGACGACACCGTGGTGTTCTCGGACGAGCTGAACCACGCCTCGATCATCGACGGACTGCGGCACAGTGGCGCGACCAAGCGGATATTCCGGCACAACGAAGTCGAGCACCTGGCGCAACTGCTCGCCGACACCGACCCGGAACTGCCG contains:
- a CDS encoding diiron oxygenase; the protein is MVSELIKSDDRFLQILDRLTTKSIDDYYNPYRLFEWPESLPDDMWWMSPELTTTHGTSVAGRLSEKELYALSKFESINFYSLNVHGIRELLIEVTRRIHTKGFETPSEFFHHFIGEENEHMWFFAEFCLRYGGKIYRQPAGASAEIPKSDVESLLVFARILIFEELVDHFNSRMAVDTGLHETIRAINRIHHQDESRHIAFGRELVTALFTDVKRTATEQELTAIGDYLRRYMTYSFESLFNPHVYRDAGLADPLAVREELLTSPARAAFEQSIFRKTSKFLEKIGII
- a CDS encoding class-II aminoacyl-tRNA synthetase family protein — translated: MTAHAASVTRTDALAILDPDQTDLLRELDGVFAGWGRTAGAREILPPPVYPVEDLAKFDVYTNFPHLALVAAPLELAGGPAEPSDGRFAPDGLREARLGLPHATCFGAYLFYEDVELDQDTLVTLVNRCFRNEDHYVPLRRLASFQMREIVALGSYDHTQRLLAEFTERIIAFGAALGVALERVAASDPFFENDGARALLSRLSPVKYEFQAGDLAIASVNTHRNFFGERCRIRLAGEDGYAYTSCVAFGLERWLAVLLDAHGSAPQALAAVRDAATRLP
- a CDS encoding holo-ACP synthase; amino-acid sequence: MTVEGRVGIDMVPFDRVRELVRDEPLLARMLSEEEIRLCRGDTGPDVPGIAGRLAAKEAVFKLFHTAGQTLPWRGIEILTADGGRPVVRLAGRAAELARRAGIEHIAVSITHDEPCAVAVAFTAGNPENRSADGSDRD
- a CDS encoding phosphopantetheine-binding protein — encoded protein: MAATGIDEVRNWILKRHPERRTIDAEENLIQTRLVDSLTFVELVYVIENATGVEIDFDNIDIQDFQTLAAIEKAFFIAA
- a CDS encoding class I SAM-dependent methyltransferase, whose protein sequence is MEAVSYTAQWTAAARALETERGDRAIFEDPFARELAAPRGFDLLEKNRGSGLTTFIAIRTRYLDESVEQILADNDIRQIVFVAAGMDTRSFRLHWPDDATVYEVDFPALLAEKRRRLTALDAQPRVTRREVAVDLRRDWLPDLEQAGFDRGLPTLWVVEGLLFFLTEEQATNLLRSLGSASAPGSWLGVDFVSQALLRSPFSRDFRRKLEEDGTPWLFGTDEPEEYLASLGWKARDVKEPGEPTTAHEDWPFQVQPRDRKGPSRSWLVRAEFVGG
- a CDS encoding class I adenylate-forming enzyme family protein; the protein is MATDSGEWWAAAGGYVAELLSVLAKEPEKPVLHHRGSWITGGAHLGSVTGTYRALHECGVGHGTVVAVLTSPNSPDILGVRHAAHLLGAAVGHLRSTNPGSSTAMLSVDDQLDILRTTGAAVLYADRDSADRAAELARRAGVPLIGPGVPGALEVTPGDDPGPHRPVPWSPEDLAAIAFTSGSTGRPKGIRKSRRSWDSVVYGTIALGREAERITALIGTPLSQTVGQLADAALIDGGRLVLLEEFAPDPWIQAVNEHAVTRTFMATSHLYRLLDRLEERGLRDPVAAGLAGLRRIDYAGSPAAPARLAEAVKLFGPSLFQQYGTSESARISCLLPEDHADPELQATVGRPFPGVEIGISDLETGAPLDDGQVGEVRVRSPHVMDGYLDEVLTARVLRDGWYHTGDIGYRDERGYLHLLDRVADMAKIDGVKVYPTVVERAMLTLPGIAQAVVYGFLGKDGMEHLHAAITLRPGTSVAIDAVRGHLGNILSPAHVPEQVLVLDEIPLNAAGKPDKPRLRLEHASHA